In the Burkholderia cenocepacia genome, one interval contains:
- a CDS encoding glycosyltransferase: MKLVIATYGTEGDTRPLAALGRALLDAGHEVRLLADAATLGSAAALGVPSAPLSGDIRRAIAPEGALADAVRGRGGFNDTSKALAAIANANTAAWMREVADASAGCDALLVSGLVSFVGLSVAEYRGIPAIGTGMIPITPTAEFASPFLPPGKLPRWLNRASHRLVNALLWQAFRKSTNAARAGVCGLPPRQHVWTDHPMLYGVSPALLSGPADWPANVQACGQWRIDARAWAPSPELAAFLDAGEPPVYIGFGSMAGFDRAAMAAALTQALAGRRALFYPGWSGIDASLLPAHVRVIGDTPHDWLFPRVAMAVHHGGSGTTHSAARAGIASVVVPFAGDQFFWANRLQRLGVAAAPVAGRRMEAVALARAIAFAERGETKARATALGARLAQEDGLKRAVSAIERWVRPRAR, translated from the coding sequence ATGAAACTCGTCATCGCCACCTACGGCACCGAAGGCGACACGCGTCCGCTCGCGGCGCTCGGCCGCGCGCTGCTGGATGCCGGGCACGAGGTCCGACTGCTGGCCGATGCGGCGACGCTTGGGTCGGCCGCCGCGCTCGGCGTGCCGTCGGCGCCGCTGTCCGGCGATATCCGTCGTGCGATTGCGCCGGAGGGCGCGTTGGCCGATGCGGTGCGCGGGCGCGGCGGCTTCAACGACACCTCCAAGGCGCTCGCGGCAATCGCGAATGCGAACACGGCCGCGTGGATGCGCGAAGTGGCGGACGCGTCGGCCGGCTGTGACGCGCTGCTCGTGTCGGGGCTCGTGTCGTTCGTCGGCTTGTCGGTGGCAGAATATCGCGGCATCCCGGCAATCGGCACGGGCATGATCCCGATCACGCCGACCGCCGAATTCGCGTCGCCGTTCCTGCCGCCGGGGAAGCTGCCGCGCTGGCTGAATCGCGCGAGCCATCGGCTAGTGAATGCGCTGCTGTGGCAGGCGTTCAGGAAGTCGACGAATGCCGCGCGCGCCGGCGTATGCGGATTGCCACCGCGCCAGCACGTGTGGACCGATCATCCGATGCTGTATGGCGTGTCGCCGGCGCTGCTGTCCGGCCCGGCCGACTGGCCGGCGAACGTGCAGGCTTGCGGCCAGTGGCGGATCGATGCGCGTGCGTGGGCGCCGTCGCCCGAACTCGCGGCGTTTCTCGACGCGGGCGAGCCGCCCGTGTACATCGGTTTCGGCAGCATGGCCGGCTTCGATCGCGCGGCGATGGCCGCGGCGCTGACGCAGGCGCTGGCTGGCCGGCGCGCGTTGTTCTATCCGGGCTGGAGCGGCATCGACGCGTCGCTGCTGCCCGCGCACGTTCGCGTGATCGGCGACACGCCGCACGACTGGCTGTTCCCGCGCGTCGCGATGGCGGTGCATCACGGCGGCTCGGGCACCACGCATTCGGCCGCGCGGGCCGGTATTGCGTCGGTGGTCGTGCCGTTTGCGGGCGATCAGTTCTTCTGGGCGAACCGGCTGCAACGGCTCGGTGTCGCGGCTGCGCCGGTCGCGGGGCGGCGTATGGAAGCCGTCGCGCTGGCGCGGGCCATCGCGTTTGCCGAACGGGGCGAGACGAAGGCGCGGGCGACGGCACTCGGTGCGCGCCTCGCGCAGGAAGATGGCTTGAAGCGGGCCGTCAGTGCGATCGAACGATGGGTACGACCGCGCGCGAGGTGA
- the hutC gene encoding histidine utilization repressor, which yields MTTPIYQEIKDFILARIHAGEWAEGDQVPSENELAREFNVARMTVNRALRELTAEQVLTRTRGSGTYVASPKYESTLVAIRSISDEVAARGHGYRAQVLQVGAAVADAKLADELQLDTGSPIFHSRVLHFENDTPVQLEERWVNPACAPEYALQDFTTTTPNQYLTRVAPLQRVEYRIEAAMPDTETRRHLTMDDREPCLLLHRRTWSQGLVASVANLWHPGSRYRFTGHF from the coding sequence ATGACCACACCGATCTATCAGGAAATCAAGGACTTCATCCTCGCGCGCATTCATGCCGGCGAGTGGGCGGAAGGCGACCAGGTGCCGTCGGAGAACGAGCTCGCGCGCGAATTCAACGTCGCGCGGATGACCGTCAATCGCGCGCTGCGCGAGTTGACGGCCGAACAGGTGCTCACGCGCACGCGCGGCTCCGGCACGTATGTCGCGTCGCCGAAATACGAATCGACGCTCGTCGCGATCCGCAGCATCTCCGATGAAGTCGCCGCGCGCGGCCACGGCTATCGCGCGCAGGTGCTGCAGGTCGGCGCGGCCGTCGCCGATGCGAAGCTCGCCGACGAACTGCAGCTCGACACCGGCAGCCCGATCTTCCATTCGCGCGTGCTGCATTTCGAGAACGACACGCCGGTGCAACTCGAGGAACGCTGGGTCAACCCGGCCTGCGCGCCCGAATATGCATTGCAGGACTTCACGACGACGACGCCGAACCAGTACCTGACGCGCGTCGCGCCGCTGCAGCGCGTCGAATACCGGATCGAGGCCGCGATGCCCGACACCGAAACGCGCCGTCACCTGACGATGGACGATCGCGAGCCGTGCCTGCTGCTGCATCGGCGCACGTGGTCGCAGGGGCTGGTCGCATCGGTCGCCAATCTGTGGCACCCGGGCAGCCGCTACCGGTTCACCGGGCATTTCTGA
- a CDS encoding porin: MKKAVVGTLSLAFVSAVAHAQSSVTLYGMLDAGIAYTNNQSGKSAWQQGSGLLSNTVFGLSGNEDLGGGLHALFRLESGFNLNNGTQSYRNTLFGRRAYVGLQSDQYGTLTLGRQYDAVVDYLGPLAMANNGDGNNLASHPFDNDNLDDSFYIDNAVKYTSPTLAGWQFGGLYGFGNAAGGFANNRAYSAGVSYANGPVSVGAAYLQLNRGGLTTGGALSANDAPNFPAARQRVMGAGGSYAFDRLTIGALWTHAMFDETAASSLPGALNALRFDNYEVNARYALTPAVSFTGAYTFTDGRYDDATGSHRPKWHQATLMADYALSKRTDVYAETVYQHAFGVPSGATLGFANVTGLAASSTRTQVVATAGIRHRF, translated from the coding sequence ATGAAAAAAGCAGTCGTCGGTACCCTCTCGCTCGCCTTCGTCAGCGCCGTCGCGCATGCGCAAAGCAGCGTCACGCTCTACGGGATGCTGGATGCCGGTATCGCCTATACGAACAACCAGTCAGGCAAAAGCGCGTGGCAGCAAGGCAGCGGCCTGCTGTCGAATACGGTCTTCGGGCTGAGCGGCAACGAGGATCTCGGCGGCGGCCTGCATGCGCTGTTCCGCCTCGAAAGCGGTTTCAACCTGAACAACGGCACGCAGTCCTATCGAAACACGCTGTTTGGCCGCCGTGCGTACGTCGGCCTGCAGAGCGATCAATATGGCACGCTGACGCTCGGCCGCCAGTACGATGCCGTGGTCGATTATCTCGGCCCGCTCGCGATGGCGAACAACGGCGACGGCAACAACCTCGCGTCGCATCCATTCGACAACGACAACCTCGACGATTCGTTCTATATCGACAACGCGGTGAAATACACGAGCCCGACGCTCGCCGGCTGGCAGTTCGGCGGCCTGTACGGGTTCGGCAACGCGGCCGGCGGCTTCGCGAACAATCGCGCATACAGTGCGGGCGTGTCGTATGCGAACGGGCCGGTCAGCGTCGGCGCCGCGTACCTGCAACTCAATCGCGGCGGCTTGACGACGGGCGGCGCACTGTCGGCGAACGACGCGCCGAACTTCCCGGCCGCGAGGCAGCGCGTGATGGGCGCCGGCGGCAGCTATGCGTTCGACCGGCTGACGATCGGCGCGTTGTGGACGCATGCGATGTTCGACGAAACGGCCGCGTCGTCGCTGCCCGGCGCACTGAATGCGCTGCGTTTCGACAACTACGAGGTCAATGCGCGCTATGCGCTGACGCCGGCGGTTTCGTTCACGGGCGCCTATACGTTCACCGACGGCCGCTACGACGACGCAACCGGCAGCCACCGGCCGAAGTGGCACCAGGCGACGCTGATGGCCGACTACGCGCTGAGCAAGCGCACCGACGTGTATGCGGAAACCGTGTACCAGCACGCGTTCGGCGTGCCGTCGGGCGCGACGCTCGGGTTCGCGAACGTCACGGGGCTCGCGGCTTCGTCGACGCGTACGCAGGTGGTCGCAACGGCCGGCATCCGGCATCGGTTCTGA
- a CDS encoding ABC transporter permease codes for MIFQGFGPLLWAGTVETVKLAVLSLAASLILGLAGAAAKLSANGVLKSVGTFYTTLIRAVPDLVLMLLLFYGIQILLNDVTDLLGWDQIDIDPFAAGVVTLGFIYGAYFTETFRGAFLSVPRGQLEAGFAYGMSGWRVFHRILFPQMMRFALPGIGNNWQVLVKATALVSIIGLADVVKASQDAGKSTLDFFFFTLAAGAIYLAITTVSNVVLHHLEKRYSIGVRRLAL; via the coding sequence ATGATCTTCCAAGGATTTGGCCCGCTGCTGTGGGCCGGCACGGTCGAGACCGTGAAGCTCGCGGTGCTGTCGCTCGCCGCGTCGCTGATACTGGGCCTTGCAGGCGCGGCCGCGAAACTGTCGGCCAACGGCGTGCTCAAGTCGGTCGGCACGTTCTACACGACGCTGATCCGCGCGGTGCCCGATCTCGTGCTGATGCTGCTGCTGTTCTACGGGATCCAGATCCTGCTGAACGACGTGACCGACCTGCTCGGCTGGGACCAGATCGACATCGACCCGTTCGCGGCCGGCGTCGTCACACTGGGCTTCATCTACGGCGCGTACTTCACCGAGACGTTCCGCGGCGCGTTCCTGTCGGTGCCGCGCGGCCAGCTCGAAGCCGGCTTCGCATACGGGATGAGCGGCTGGCGCGTATTTCACCGCATCCTGTTCCCGCAGATGATGCGCTTCGCGCTGCCGGGCATCGGCAACAACTGGCAGGTGCTCGTGAAAGCCACCGCGCTCGTGTCGATCATCGGCCTCGCCGACGTCGTGAAGGCGTCGCAGGACGCGGGCAAGAGCACGCTCGATTTCTTCTTCTTCACGCTGGCGGCAGGCGCGATCTACCTCGCGATCACGACGGTGTCCAACGTCGTGCTGCATCACCTCGAGAAGCGTTATTCCATCGGTGTCCGGAGGCTCGCACTGTGA
- a CDS encoding ABC transporter permease gives MIELVGQYWQSYLYSDGYRFSGLAITLWLLVVSIALGFALAVPLAIARASSNRWISGPVWLYTYVFRGTPLYVQLLMCYTGIYSLQVVHDHVLLDTFFRNAMNCTLLAFVLNECAYATEIFAGAIKATSAGEVEAGMAYGMSRFKLHTRIILPSALRRSLPSYSNEVILMLHATTLAFTATVPDILKVTRDVNSATYMSFQAYGIAAVLYAVVVFALIWAFRKLETRWLAYLSPRGH, from the coding sequence GTGATCGAACTCGTCGGCCAGTACTGGCAAAGCTATCTCTATTCCGACGGCTACCGTTTCAGCGGCCTCGCGATCACGCTGTGGCTGCTGGTCGTGTCGATCGCGCTCGGTTTCGCGCTTGCGGTGCCGCTCGCGATCGCGCGGGCATCGTCGAACCGCTGGATCTCCGGCCCCGTGTGGCTCTATACGTACGTGTTCCGCGGCACGCCGCTCTACGTGCAGTTGCTGATGTGCTACACGGGCATCTACAGCCTGCAGGTCGTGCACGACCACGTGCTGCTCGACACGTTCTTCCGCAATGCGATGAACTGCACGCTGCTCGCGTTCGTGCTGAACGAATGCGCGTATGCGACGGAGATCTTCGCAGGCGCGATCAAGGCGACGTCGGCCGGCGAGGTCGAGGCCGGGATGGCCTACGGGATGTCGCGCTTCAAGCTCCATACGCGCATCATCCTGCCGTCCGCGCTGCGTCGCTCGCTGCCGAGCTACAGCAATGAAGTGATCCTGATGCTGCACGCGACGACGCTCGCGTTCACCGCGACCGTGCCCGACATCCTGAAGGTCACGCGCGATGTCAATTCGGCGACGTACATGTCGTTCCAGGCCTACGGCATCGCGGCCGTGCTGTACGCCGTCGTCGTGTTCGCGCTCATCTGGGCGTTCCGCAAGCTGGAGACGCGCTGGCTTGCGTATCTCTCGCCGCGCGGCCACTAA
- a CDS encoding ABC transporter ATP-binding protein, with product MYKLTVDNLHKKFGDNEVLKGVSMKAKAGDVISIIGSSGSGKSTFLRCINFLEQPCSGQITIGSEPIQTTRDRNGSLRVADQKQLQRMRTKLSMVFQHFNLWAHMTVLENVIEAPMAVLGVGKDGAIDRARKYLEKVGLAPRVEGMYPSHLSGGQQQRVAIARALAMEPEVMLFDEPTSALDPELVGEVLKVMQKLAEEGRTMVVVTHEMGFARNVSNHVIFLHQGKIEEEGDPQQILVNPKSERLGQFLSGRLK from the coding sequence ATGTACAAGCTTACCGTTGACAACCTGCACAAGAAATTCGGCGACAACGAGGTGTTGAAGGGCGTGTCGATGAAGGCGAAGGCCGGCGACGTGATCAGCATCATCGGCTCGAGCGGCTCCGGCAAGAGCACGTTCCTGCGCTGCATCAACTTCCTCGAACAACCGTGCTCGGGGCAGATCACGATCGGCAGCGAGCCGATCCAGACCACGCGCGACCGCAACGGTTCGCTGCGCGTGGCCGACCAGAAGCAGCTGCAGCGCATGCGCACGAAGCTGTCGATGGTGTTCCAGCACTTCAACCTGTGGGCGCACATGACGGTGCTGGAGAACGTGATCGAGGCGCCGATGGCCGTGCTCGGCGTCGGCAAGGACGGGGCGATCGACCGGGCGCGCAAGTATCTGGAGAAGGTCGGCCTCGCGCCGCGCGTCGAGGGCATGTATCCGTCGCACCTGTCGGGCGGCCAGCAGCAGCGCGTGGCGATTGCGCGTGCACTCGCGATGGAGCCCGAAGTGATGCTGTTCGACGAACCGACGTCGGCGCTCGACCCGGAACTGGTGGGCGAAGTGTTGAAGGTGATGCAGAAGCTCGCGGAGGAAGGCCGCACGATGGTCGTCGTCACGCACGAGATGGGCTTCGCGCGCAACGTGTCGAACCACGTGATCTTCCTGCATCAGGGGAAGATCGAGGAAGAGGGCGATCCGCAACAGATCCTCGTGAATCCGAAGAGCGAGCGGCTCGGGCAGTTTCTGTCGGGGCGGTTGAAGTAA
- a CDS encoding cupin domain-containing protein yields MSTPTTTAFSHVKPQDTVFQGEGLRDFFLYRDLGIAAATNGKVVAQLVRANHAPEAGTGWHRHEAEFHIVIMLKGWARFMYGEQETLVAAGDCVHQAPGIVHYLFDYSPDMEYLEIVGPADFKSIDVDGPCAVPEPTPWGEAGA; encoded by the coding sequence ATGAGCACGCCGACCACCACCGCTTTTTCCCATGTGAAGCCGCAGGACACCGTCTTTCAAGGCGAGGGCCTGCGCGACTTCTTCCTGTACCGCGATCTCGGTATCGCGGCCGCGACGAACGGCAAGGTCGTCGCGCAACTCGTCAGGGCGAATCATGCACCGGAGGCGGGCACCGGCTGGCACCGTCACGAGGCCGAGTTCCATATCGTGATCATGCTGAAAGGCTGGGCGCGCTTCATGTACGGCGAACAGGAAACGCTGGTGGCGGCCGGCGACTGCGTGCACCAGGCGCCGGGGATCGTCCACTACCTGTTCGACTACTCGCCGGATATGGAATACCTGGAGATCGTCGGGCCTGCCGACTTCAAATCGATCGACGTCGACGGCCCGTGCGCTGTGCCGGAGCCGACGCCGTGGGGCGAAGCTGGTGCGTAG
- a CDS encoding HHHH-motif protein — MNRIAKILTATALACAVLVPALAEAHSHRVCHLDHHHHRVCRWVR; from the coding sequence ATGAACCGCATCGCGAAGATCCTGACGGCCACCGCACTGGCTTGCGCCGTGCTCGTGCCGGCACTGGCCGAAGCGCATTCGCACCGCGTGTGCCACCTCGATCATCACCATCACCGCGTGTGCCGCTGGGTGCGGTAA
- a CDS encoding DUF3761 domain-containing protein: MKKTMLIAALVAGMGVSIGAFAQVPASAPAGTTGLCKDGSFYSGASKKGACAGHKGVKTWYGASAAAAASAPAAAPATAASAAPASGTAPAKSAAATTAAAPGGGAGKVWANDASKVYHCSTDKYYGKTKHGSYMSEADAKAKGYHASHGKACS, from the coding sequence ATGAAAAAAACGATGTTGATCGCCGCGCTGGTCGCCGGCATGGGTGTGTCGATCGGTGCGTTCGCGCAGGTTCCGGCCAGCGCGCCGGCCGGCACGACCGGGCTGTGCAAGGACGGTTCGTTCTACTCGGGCGCATCGAAGAAGGGCGCGTGTGCTGGTCACAAGGGCGTGAAGACGTGGTACGGCGCATCGGCCGCCGCCGCGGCGAGCGCACCGGCCGCCGCGCCCGCAACGGCGGCTTCCGCCGCGCCGGCATCGGGCACCGCACCCGCGAAGAGTGCGGCCGCGACGACTGCCGCAGCGCCGGGCGGCGGCGCGGGCAAGGTGTGGGCGAATGATGCCTCGAAGGTCTATCACTGCTCGACCGACAAGTACTACGGCAAGACGAAGCACGGCAGCTACATGTCGGAAGCCGACGCGAAGGCGAAGGGCTACCACGCGTCGCACGGCAAGGCCTGCTCGTAA
- a CDS encoding polyhydroxyalkanoate depolymerase: MNLLAYPFYQWSAECLRPARAWAAATRATMSLWPPATSTPTGRMVDALCELLECCAFSHRRPPFGIASVVVDGETVPIVEEAATTTPFGTLLHFRKARPVARQPRVLIVAPMSGHFATLLRGTVRTMLADHDVYITDWHNPRDIPLAAGRFGFDEYVTHVIDFIRHIGPDAHVLAICQPTVASLAAVSLMAAGGDPAQPASLTLMAGPIDCRVNPTKVNELATSQPIEWFARNLISVVPTGFVGAQRCVYPGFVQVGAFMSMNPDRHAASFADLYYERAKGDPAKADTLRHFYDEYFATADLTAEFYLETVEKVFQQYALARGELAVGDTLVEPAAIHRTALLTIEGEKDDICAVGQTVAAQELCSGLPSYLKTHHVQTGVGHYGVFNGSRWETQIYPIVRATIHDNEPYDRTADAQGDTSGTHYVTLRALLDARAAAIDAATEAQSDHAH, translated from the coding sequence ATGAATCTGCTTGCCTATCCGTTTTATCAATGGTCTGCGGAATGCCTGCGCCCGGCGCGTGCCTGGGCGGCCGCGACGCGCGCGACGATGTCGCTGTGGCCGCCGGCGACTTCGACGCCGACGGGCCGCATGGTCGACGCGCTGTGCGAACTGCTCGAATGCTGCGCGTTCTCGCACCGGCGGCCGCCGTTCGGCATCGCGTCGGTCGTCGTCGACGGCGAAACGGTGCCGATCGTCGAGGAAGCCGCGACGACCACGCCGTTCGGGACGCTGCTGCATTTCCGCAAGGCCCGGCCGGTCGCGCGCCAGCCGCGCGTGCTGATCGTCGCGCCGATGTCCGGGCACTTCGCGACGCTGCTGCGCGGCACGGTACGCACGATGCTGGCCGACCACGACGTATACATCACCGACTGGCACAACCCGCGCGACATCCCGCTGGCGGCCGGGCGTTTCGGTTTCGACGAGTACGTCACGCACGTGATCGACTTCATCCGCCACATCGGCCCGGACGCGCACGTGCTGGCGATCTGCCAGCCGACCGTCGCGTCGCTGGCGGCAGTCTCGCTGATGGCGGCCGGCGGCGATCCGGCGCAGCCCGCGAGCCTCACGCTGATGGCCGGCCCGATCGACTGCCGCGTGAATCCGACGAAGGTCAACGAGCTCGCGACGAGCCAGCCGATCGAATGGTTCGCGCGCAACCTGATCAGCGTCGTGCCGACGGGTTTCGTCGGCGCGCAGCGCTGCGTGTATCCGGGTTTCGTGCAAGTCGGCGCGTTCATGTCGATGAACCCGGACCGGCATGCGGCGTCGTTCGCCGATCTGTACTACGAACGCGCGAAAGGCGACCCCGCGAAAGCCGACACGTTGCGGCACTTCTACGACGAATATTTCGCGACGGCTGATCTCACCGCGGAGTTCTATCTGGAAACGGTCGAGAAGGTGTTCCAGCAGTACGCGCTCGCGCGCGGCGAGCTGGCGGTGGGCGACACGCTCGTCGAACCGGCGGCGATCCATCGCACCGCGTTGTTGACGATCGAAGGCGAGAAGGACGACATCTGCGCGGTGGGCCAGACGGTGGCGGCGCAGGAACTGTGTTCGGGGTTGCCGTCGTACCTGAAGACGCACCATGTACAGACGGGTGTGGGGCACTACGGCGTGTTCAACGGTAGCCGGTGGGAAACGCAGATCTATCCGATCGTGCGGGCGACGATCCACGACAACGAGCCGTACGATCGCACCGCGGATGCGCAAGGCGACACCAGCGGCACTCACTACGTCACGCTGCGTGCGCTGCTCGATGCGCGCGCAGCCGCGATCGATGCGGCGACCGAAGCGCAATCGGATCACGCGCACTGA
- a CDS encoding glutathione S-transferase family protein, with protein sequence MESNARTTLTISSRNYSSWSMRGWLLAKLSGLTFETISVPIDATSRAELLLLSPSILVPCLTHDGNAVWDTLAIAEYLNEIRPQARLLPDDRHARAHCRSICGEMHSGFSALRSALPMNLRGHFPGFRIWSRAQHDIERIVTIWRECLAEYGGPWLFGAEIGIADAMYAPVVTRFLTYDVKLEPDVAEYCMRVLAHPFVAEWIEEAKAEHEDIDELDMEF encoded by the coding sequence ATGGAATCCAACGCACGGACGACGCTGACCATCAGCAGCCGCAATTATTCGTCGTGGTCGATGCGCGGCTGGTTGCTCGCGAAGCTGAGCGGGCTCACGTTCGAGACGATCAGCGTGCCGATCGATGCGACGTCGCGCGCGGAGCTGCTGCTGCTGTCGCCATCGATTCTCGTGCCGTGCCTGACGCATGACGGCAACGCGGTGTGGGACACGCTCGCGATCGCCGAATATCTGAACGAGATCCGCCCGCAGGCGCGGCTGCTGCCCGACGACCGGCATGCACGCGCGCATTGCCGGTCGATCTGCGGCGAGATGCATTCCGGTTTCAGCGCGTTGCGATCCGCGCTGCCGATGAACCTGCGCGGGCATTTCCCCGGCTTCCGGATCTGGTCGCGCGCGCAGCACGACATCGAGCGGATCGTGACGATCTGGCGCGAGTGCCTGGCCGAGTACGGCGGCCCCTGGCTGTTCGGTGCGGAGATCGGCATCGCCGACGCGATGTATGCGCCGGTCGTCACGCGCTTCCTGACCTATGACGTGAAGCTCGAACCGGACGTCGCCGAGTACTGCATGCGCGTCCTCGCGCATCCGTTCGTCGCCGAGTGGATCGAGGAGGCGAAGGCCGAGCACGAAGACATCGACGAGCTCGACATGGAGTTCTGA
- a CDS encoding cyclic nucleotide-binding domain-containing protein — protein MNRQQSWTRTAAPGEIIYSEGFAGEPVLFLITDGKVELSTRCDDKRVIIATLGRGEFFGESALLAAEPRAHTAKALSFCQLTVVPAGVLDEEIERVSALLRHIVRTMIRRVKRKDDQLATYTHADFMPGVLSYAHVLSLMAGADARESGDTWARRPMQAHAAETSVPLAEVIRKCRAIAGHSRPHVLAMLRRMEKLNLVTIEAAQADGPGGASDYAASSDARQVVTFDAARLIDRAQQVADHDLDVSINSELELIELADLESLIGVDKTLLLNKLSNGEIAEEVFAFRKSKVLNYVEQKGVAYFSRRNGRRGGDVRALEDLVWIDQRTLFDVISAFDTYDLAKLIANLDDRAVADKLFSVMTEARRNEVSWVMRRELKLDPVEIDEIEQRVLEAVRVAKAPAAGATAVASASASDA, from the coding sequence TTGAATCGTCAGCAATCGTGGACGCGTACCGCGGCGCCCGGAGAAATCATCTATTCGGAGGGCTTCGCGGGCGAGCCCGTCCTCTTCCTCATTACCGACGGCAAGGTCGAGCTGTCCACGCGCTGCGACGACAAGCGCGTGATCATCGCGACGCTTGGCCGCGGCGAGTTCTTCGGCGAATCGGCGCTGCTCGCCGCCGAACCGCGTGCGCATACCGCGAAGGCGCTGTCGTTCTGTCAGCTCACGGTCGTACCGGCCGGCGTGCTCGATGAAGAAATCGAGCGCGTGTCCGCGCTGCTGCGCCATATCGTGCGAACGATGATCCGCCGCGTGAAGCGCAAGGACGATCAGCTCGCGACCTATACGCATGCGGACTTCATGCCGGGCGTGCTGTCGTATGCGCACGTGCTGTCGCTGATGGCCGGCGCCGACGCGCGCGAATCGGGTGATACGTGGGCGCGCCGGCCGATGCAGGCGCATGCGGCCGAAACGTCCGTGCCGCTGGCCGAAGTGATCCGCAAATGCCGCGCGATTGCCGGCCATTCCCGGCCGCACGTGCTCGCGATGCTGCGACGCATGGAGAAGCTCAACCTCGTCACGATCGAAGCCGCGCAGGCCGACGGCCCCGGCGGCGCAAGCGACTACGCGGCTTCGTCGGATGCGCGCCAGGTCGTCACGTTCGACGCCGCGCGCTTGATCGACCGCGCGCAACAGGTCGCCGATCACGATCTCGACGTGTCCATCAACAGCGAACTCGAACTCATCGAACTGGCCGATCTCGAATCGCTGATCGGCGTCGACAAGACGCTGCTGCTCAACAAGCTGTCGAATGGCGAGATCGCGGAAGAAGTGTTCGCGTTCCGCAAATCGAAGGTGCTCAACTACGTCGAACAGAAGGGCGTGGCGTACTTCTCGCGCCGCAACGGGCGCCGCGGCGGCGACGTGCGCGCGCTCGAGGATCTTGTCTGGATCGACCAGCGCACGCTGTTCGACGTGATCAGCGCGTTCGATACCTATGACCTCGCGAAGCTGATCGCGAACCTCGACGATCGCGCGGTGGCCGACAAGCTGTTTTCCGTGATGACCGAGGCGCGGCGCAACGAGGTGTCGTGGGTGATGCGTCGCGAACTCAAGCTCGATCCGGTCGAGATCGACGAGATTGAACAGCGCGTGCTGGAGGCCGTACGTGTGGCGAAGGCGCCTGCCGCGGGTGCGACGGCCGTCGCATCGGCTTCAGCGTCGGATGCGTGA
- a CDS encoding flagellar motor protein: MDLLTLVGVVLGGAAIVFGFALEGGHFSMLFQFEALVIVLGGTLGAVMIQNTWARFFDAVKQLRLAFVRAREVDRKNLSDLLEWGDRAKLDGLLAFESMDVSGIHPFARRGLELLANGVSTAVLEDALQRELDAYERSRLAAVRVWQQAGGYAPTFGILGSVLGLVQVTSHILEPAQLGPGIAVAFIATLYGLAFANLVFLPLYGKLRAQIDSEMRFRKLYLDGLLAISRKESPHTIETRLTGDVRGRAAETLA, translated from the coding sequence ATGGATCTGTTGACCCTGGTCGGCGTGGTGCTGGGCGGCGCGGCGATCGTGTTCGGGTTCGCGCTGGAAGGCGGGCACTTCTCGATGCTGTTCCAGTTCGAGGCGCTCGTGATCGTGCTCGGGGGCACGCTCGGCGCGGTGATGATCCAGAACACGTGGGCGCGCTTCTTCGACGCGGTGAAGCAGTTGCGGCTCGCGTTTGTGCGGGCGCGCGAAGTCGATCGCAAGAACCTGTCCGACCTGCTCGAATGGGGCGATCGCGCGAAGCTCGACGGGCTGCTCGCGTTCGAATCGATGGACGTGAGCGGCATTCATCCGTTCGCGCGACGCGGGCTCGAACTGCTGGCGAACGGCGTGTCGACCGCGGTGCTCGAAGATGCGTTGCAGCGCGAACTCGACGCGTACGAACGCAGCCGCCTCGCCGCCGTGCGCGTGTGGCAGCAGGCCGGCGGCTATGCGCCGACGTTCGGCATTCTCGGCTCGGTGCTCGGGCTCGTGCAGGTGACGAGCCATATTCTCGAACCGGCGCAGCTTGGGCCGGGCATCGCGGTGGCGTTCATCGCGACGCTGTACGGGCTCGCGTTCGCGAACCTCGTGTTCCTGCCGCTGTACGGCAAGCTGCGCGCGCAGATCGATAGCGAGATGCGCTTCCGCAAGCTGTATCTCGATGGCTTGCTCGCGATCTCGCGCAAGGAATCGCCGCATACGATCGAAACGCGGTTGACCGGCGATGTGCGCGGCCGGGCGGCGGAAACGCTGGCGTGA